TGCATCTTATTAGTTTAGATATTTAGTGAGAAAGTGTGAGAGAGACTTTTGTGTAGTTGAAATATTAATGAGAGTCAAAGAAAAGCAAATgtataaaatatcaaattttgtgaaattaaAAACTGATTGCAACTTTTTGCACTAAATAGGacaattttacaaaatgaattccACTATTTGTTAACTTTCGTTTGTTGGCTTATATATTTCAGtttttatcttttcctttaaataaatgaaatgacaTCACTTGGTTGATTTCTTGTTCCCATTAATGTGGCTGAATTAGGGCTCTTGTGGTaacccaaaatacaaccactcAAGAATGGTAATCAAAATGACCGTCCCTAACCTGAATTCTCCCTATACCACTTCTTTCTTGAATTAGCAAGAGTTATCATTTCATTTCTATTTGTGATAAGTTCAattctatttgattttacataTTGTTGGAACCTAACTCCATCCATCTTCCATACACTGTGGGCTTCTTTTGTGTAATTAAATACAGTatcaaaaaatttaatttttgagtTAGCCACATATACTATATTTCTTGGTTAATATGCATACTATAACTTGAGTTAAAACTATTTAGTCTAATGGAAATGActctaatttttctaatttttttctttaaactcTTACCTTTGATTTTAGTTTAttctttttaaataaaaaaggaTTCAAAAAGCACCTTGAATGTGCATGCCAATCTTTGTAAGTAAAAGCatatttctaaaatttttactataaaatataattttaatttttttagaaaatagaCTATTAGAGAATTCTATTAACAACTCaatgaaaaaaaagataaaataggTACAAGAAACAATTAAGGGAATGATATTGATAATCATTATGGTGGTAAAACAAGAAGCTACTGATCCTATTATTATATGGGTATCatttaaaagaatcaaataaattcaaatctaAACTTTAAAAACTATGTTTTAGTCTAATCTGTCTGGAAAAATTAAGAAAACCATCTCATTTATTTTAAGGTTGCAATAGagcatataattaaaataatttcttgGGTACaattaaaaagaataaagaaaacACTAAAATTCTCTATAATCTAAAGTTTACTAAAACTAGTGCATTTTAATGCCATGTTTAAAATAATATGTACTCAACTTGTATATTTATATGAGAGGATTCATAAATTTTAAAGATCTAAGGAGCTATAGCTACCTTATCAATTAAAAAATTGATGGAATTAAAGTGACGTTCATGATTATACTAAAAAGAAGACATTAACTGATACTTGCCATCTAAATTTTATAGTAGAAATAAAGACTAAGTTTAGAATAGGATGAGGTTAAATCACGCATGAATCTTGATATTGGTTTTAGATAATCAATAAAGGGATAAATGTCTGAGATGATCAAAATAGAGTTTAAAAGAAAGAGAATGAAGAAAAGGTAAGAAAATAAATGAGTTATCAAACAAGAAtatgaaagaaatgaaaaaagatGCAAGGAAAAGTGAGAAAATttagtaaagaaaaaaaatgaatccaTTTTTAAACCCATACAAATATCATCCAAGGATAAATGAAAAAGCTTGTCTTGCAAATTACTACCAATTGCATACAGTACATATAAATATCTTGTTTAGTCTACAAAAATTAAGGGCTTTTGAGATACCCCGAAtgttcaaaaaagaaaatttaatcaTCCAAATAATGTAACAAAATAATCCTATGAGTTTTTCACCAGAGAACAAAAAGATCATGTTCCTGCCTACATGGTTATGAATGCCATTGATAGCATTCCAAATAATTGTTAGGTATTTTATGTGGAACAAGAAGTGGTGGGTGATGATATATCAATCATGCAATGTTTTCTAAACTCTGATATTAAAAGAACCCAACTTTTGGAGGTAGAATattgttgtttgttttgtattttttttcctcttgctGATTTGAAATGCATTAGTTTGTCGTCTATATTATACCTTTCACTATTCTTTTCATTTGGTAGAGACAAGTTGATATTCAAGGTGAAATGAGCGAGACTAGTGAAAAGTTAGATAGTGAAGTAAATAAAAATGCCATTGCACAAATGCTAGAAGAGATATAAAAACATCTTAATTGATTAATACTGATGTGGTAGAGTTGCATGCAATGTCTATTCTTTTACTTaattattgaatttttttattgtaaAATCAGATTGAGTCTTTTCATTGATTGTGAAAATTGTTCATAATTtaagaacattttaaattttagatatcaatttttcttcaaaaatgcaaaagaGGGTTATAAAAACATTTTATGGAGAATGAAGGATAAGAATAGCTCTTGCTTTGTGCATTGTTCATTGAGCTTGCTACTTGACGAACCTATTTTCATAAAGATTATTGAGCCATTTTGTCATTAGTAACAATGACAGTGTTTGGATAGGTAATTTTTGGATTTTCTCAAATAATATGTAAAATAGGTATTTGGATAACATAAATCTTGACTCAAACAAGGCACAATGTATGTCCCCCAAAAAAGCTCCCAAGTGAAATAACTAATGAAAACCAAAAAATCGAATGGTTCAAATGTAGCCCACGTGGAGATGAATAAATAAACCCATTATCAACTGTCTTGACCGTCAAAGTAACACTAGAAGCTGTGCTGGCATTTCACtacactaattttttttttttcgaaacgttAGTTAACTTGCATTGAACTATAATAAAAGTTTACACTTCGAGCAAAGGCCCGAGAAGCTGTACAACATGTGTTTAAGAACACGGAGGAACAAGGAATTCCTCATCCAACAAGATGCCTAAGGCATAAGAGCTAACATGCTCACAATCATCATTAACATCAAAATTAGCGAAACAAAAAGAGCACATTCGAAACAGTGACTGTAGTCTTAATATATCTTCAAGCATTGTTGTCATTCTGCAATCTATGGATTTACCAATCTGAAGTTGCCTCAGCAGAGCCTTGTTGCGAATTTGTATGCAGATGCTGCACCACCCTCTTTCCACTGCTTTACATAAAGCCAATTTGATAGCTGCAGCATCATCAATATTTTGGTCTCCTGAGCTTCTGTCTTTTAAGGCCCACAATTCCTTTGCCTCATTTGGCATTCCACTTATGGCAACACCAATTCCCAGCACTGCCGGTCTTTGTAAGCTTCTGGTTGTCACCCGCAGAATTATTCCTTCATGGCTTTCGTGTGCATTACTGGCCTCTACCAGTGGTAGCTCTGTTTCTGTTGTGCTCTGAGCAATCTTCTTAGACTCTAGATCCTCTAATTCCAGCCATTCTTTGTGTGCATTCTGAATAACTCTACTCGGATTATAGCTGGCCTGATGCTCAAACTCCCTCTTGTTTCTGTCTTTCCAAATCTGCCAAAGTATATTTGCAGTAAGCCCCAAATGGCTTCCCCCACCTTGCCTTTCCCTTGCCTCTGTGATCCTGCTCCACCATCTTAGGAAGTTTCCCTCCTGGTCTTTAGCACCCTCCCATGTAAGTGGAGCTACTTTCCAGATTGCTAGTGCTAGAGGACATTGCAGTAAGGTATGTTCGACTGTTTCAGGCTCTTCTCCGCAACCTTTACACACAGGGTCCCCTACAGTAGTTCTCCTAAAAATGGCCTCTCTAACTGGGAGAGCCCCGTTAATACACTTCCAGATAAACACTTTAATTTTGTGTTTGATGTTAAGCTTCCACAGGGTATTCCATAACTGATTACTCTGACTACCACTTGCCTCAATGCTTGTTCCAGCCTTCTCCTTATTAGTGTTACTACCCGAGCATTCAGCCATTAACCTCTTGTAGCCAGATCTTACCGTATATTCTCCACCTTCACTGTACTTCCAATAGTTTGAATCTTCTCTCCCAGCTAAACTGATTGGTATACTGAGAATCTTCTCAGCATCAGACTTGTTGAAAGTTCTGAAAACCACGTTGGAGTTCCATCTTTTGTTATTGATCAGCTGCTGAACTGTATCAAATTCACAGTTTTGGGGCCTTGGTGTAGATGGCTTACCATTTGGAGCTTGTGGTATCCACTTATGCTCCCATATTTTAGTGCTGCTGCCATTACCAATTCTTCTCAGTATACCTTCTTCCATTACTCCTCTTACACTCATCAGCCCTTTCCAGAACCACGAAGCACTACCTTGCACTTTGCatgaaaaaattgattcctGAGGAAAGTACTTAGCTTTCAAAATTTTACTCACAAGGAGATTTGGTTTAGTAATTATCCTCCAAATCTGTTTTCCTAGCAGAGCTTTGTTAAAAGCTTCCAAGTCCTTAAATCCCAATCCACCATCCTTTCTTTCCTGAGCCATTTTCTTCCAAGCAACCCAATGCATTTTGTTTTTGCCGTTGGCTTCCCCCCACCAATAATTTGCCATAGCTGAACTGAGATCCTTACACAATTTCCTTGGCAATTTGAAACATGACATGGCGTATGTTGGCATGGCCATTGTGACTGCTTTGAGCATGACTTCCTTCCCTGCATGACTTAACAACTTGTTCTTCCAGCTTTCCAGACGTCTGTTGATGTTTTCTCTTATATAGCCAAATATTTGCTCTTTTGTCCTAGAGATAACCATAGGTAGACCAAGATATCTCCCTTGTTTCACTTCTTCCATGCCACCAAGCTTACTACATATCTCCTGTTTTTGACTATTGGGCACGTTTTTGCTGAAGATCACTGATGACTTTTCTAAGTTAATCAATTGTCCAGAAGCTTGTTCATAAGCTTGAAGTATATTCATGAGCTCCTCAGCTTGCTGCACCTCCGCACCACAGAATATAAGTGAATCATCCGCAAAGAAGAGATGAGTAATGTTTGGGCCTTGCCTACTAATCCTCATACCTTTTAATCTCTTATTTTCAGCAGCTCTTTGGAGTAAATTTGAAAAGCCTTCAGAGAAGATCAAGAACAAATAAGGTGACAATGGATCACCTTGTCTTATCCCTCTTCCTGGCTTCACATAACCCTTGACTTCTCCATTGCAGTTAAAAGAATATGACACAGTCTCCATACATCTTGCAATCCAGTGTACCCATTGTTCACAAAAACCCATTTTGAGCATCACATCTTTCAAAAAGTgccaatccactctatcataaGCTTTAGCCATGTCTAACTTGATAGCCATGTAACCCTCTTTCccttgccttttgtttttcagATAATGCATATATTCCTGAGCTATGATCACATTATCAAGTATTTGTCTATCAGGAATGAAAGCAGACTGATTTTTGCTGATACATTTATCAAGGATTGGTTTAAGTCTGTTAGCAAGGATTTTTGAGATGATCTTGTACAGCACACTACACAGACTTATTGGCCTATAGTTTTTCAGACATGTTGGATTTAAGATCTTGGGTATAAGAGATATAATGGTATGATTAATGGATCTCAACATACAACCAGACAAGAAAAAGTCTTGGACTGCCTTGACAACATCCTTTTTTATCACAGTccagaatttttgaaagaataGTGGAGTCATTCCATCTACACCCGGAGCTTTATCCGGGTTCATAGAAAAAATTGCTGATCGAATTTCCTCTTCATGAACTGGTCTGGTCAGATTAGTATTCATCTCCTCAGTAATAGTATGATTAATACCCCTCAGCACCTCTGAACTGTCACCTACACCATCACTAGAAAACAGCTTGTTATAAAACATAGACATCTCATTGACAAGTTCCTCTTCGTTCTTGGTCCAAGTTCCATTATCTCTTTGGATCTCACTGATCTTATTCCTATTCCGCCTACCCCTCACACTAGCATGGAAAAAACTAGTATTTTTGTCTCCCTCTCTTAACCAGTTTACTCGAGCTTTTTGGCTCCAAAAGGATTCCTCCTCTCTATACGCCTTCTTCAATTGATCCTTAAGTTCAGCCCTTCTGACCCTTTTGTCCTCCAAACTGGACCTTTCAAGCGTGTTCAGTTTATCCTTGAGATCAGAGATACTAGCTCTAGAGTTTGCTTGGAAAGTGTTTTTCCACTTTAAGATCTCAATTCTACAATTTCTCACTTTCCTAGTAACTCTAAACATATTGGTTCCCTGCTCCTCCTTACTCCACGCCTGCTCAATAATTTGCTGAATACCTTCCTTTTGAATCCATCTCTTATCAAAATAaaacctttttttctttctccttatTGCTGGATCAGTATCCAGCATGAGCAGACTATGATCAGAAGCAAAGGATTCAATGTGCTTGCAAATGGCCCTCTCAAACTTCTGGCTCCACTCACAGCTACTTAGACATCTATCCAGACGTTGCCTTACTTCTCCTATATCATCCCAGTGGTTGCTCCAAGTCCAGGGGTGGCCCTCAAAGCCAATATCCACTAACCTATTCACAGCAATAAAATCCCTAAAGGCCTTAAAACTTTTCACCTCTCTCTGGACACCCCCCCATTTCTCTTCATTAGAAATAATATCATTGAAGTCTCCTGCTATCACATACTTCTTCCCCCATAATTTGCTCCTATCCTTCAACACTTTCCATTGTTGTTTTCTAATTTGAGAATCACAACTTGCATACACTCCTATGAACCACCATTCCTCCATAGGATCTCTTCCTCCTATTTTAGCTTCTATAGTGAAGGCTGTTTGGATAGTCTTCATGACTCTAACCCCCTCATTCCATAAGAGGCACATGCCACCTGATCTATGCATAGCTTCAGTAACCACAATATTGTCAAACTTCAGCCAGCTTTTGACTCTACTCATATAATGTTCCTTATTCTTGGTCTCACTCAGAAAAATGATATCTGGAGAGAAGAGGTTATTAACCTCCCTCAGatggggaattgtcaaggggctccccacTCCTTGACAATTCCACACCATAACCCTCATTTACCCTTGGGGGCCCCATTAGGGAAGGACCCCACCTCCACTTGGTTAGCCTCTAACACCACCATCATCTCAAAGGATTTAGTCTTCTTACAGTTCTTATTCTCACTTCCATCGCACTCCATATCATCACCTATCATCattgttttccttttccccCCACCAACTTGATTGCTGCCTTGGCTATTCAACTCTCTAAGAGGCCTTCTAGATTTAGAAGGGGAAGACACCTTTCTGTTCAACCTTTTAGATTGCTTCCTGATTGCCTCCTGTATCTTTCCATTCTTGGTACTCGTCTCATGTGTCATCAGCCTAGACTCAAATCCTCCCTCCACAGTGCTAGCACTATCTACCACGGGAGTTCCACCTTTACTGTCCTCCTCCATTGCAGTCTCACCACTCACAATGGAGATCAAAGCTGCACCTACTCCTTGTGCTCTTCCCTGTTCATTCTTAGCAGTCTCTATATGTTCCTGCTCCTCTTGCTGCTTATTAGCTCCTTCTAAAAGGTCTTTCTTTTGAGAAAGAACAGTCTGATCAGCATCAATCCTCAACATAGTAAGGTCTTCAGAAATGTCCTGTCTACCCGCCTTCTCTTTCTCCAAGACCTTATTCAATTCTAATTGATTCTTCTCCAGCACACTACTCGACTGACCCCTTTCAACTAATTCCCCATTCAGGAACTAATTCCCCATTCAGGAACTTCCAATACCGTTTATCCTTATCCATATCATTTTTGGTTTGCCTAGTCTGAGTAATTCCTTTAACTATTCCTGCTCTCAACCAGGGGCCAAACTGATTATCCACATTCCTTCCTGAACTTTCCTGCTGTTTGGTGCATGTCCTTTCACCATGCCCTACAAATCCACAGTTATAACAAAAATCAGGACAACGTTCATACTTAAAGGCTACCCATATCATTGTTCCTTCAGTTTTAACTATGGTTCCTCTCAGAAGAGGTTTAGAAAGATCCATAGTCACAAATATCTTCAAGTGCCTTCCTTCCTTTCCCCCCATTTGGGGAATAATAACATCCTTAACCTGTTTGAAAACAGCCCCTATCTTTCGACCCACCTCTTTCGAAATCCAATGCATCGGTAAATTCCACACTTGC
This sequence is a window from Coffea eugenioides isolate CCC68of chromosome 7, Ceug_1.0, whole genome shotgun sequence. Protein-coding genes within it:
- the LOC113777108 gene encoding uncharacterized protein LOC113777108; translated protein: MESDLSDMMQKFSLAGNELSGATLDLGDLESGVRECKDSIIGRIMSEKVASFTGVKGFATVAWGYPKNLGVVELGPNLFQFNIPNHEDRERILEGGLWVIDNQMLVLNRWKEGIEGDVEAFKLAPVWVQVWNLPMHWISKEVGRKIGAVFKQVKDVIIPQMGGKEGRHLKIFVTMDLSKPLLRGTIVKTEGTMIWVAFKYERCPDFCYNCGFVGHGERTCTKQQESSGRNVDNQFGPWLRAGIVKGITQTRQTKNDMDKDKRYWKFLNGELVPEWGIS